The Streptomyces rimosus genomic interval CGCCGCGGGAAGCGGTGCGCCCAGGCGGGCGCGGAGCAGGCGTTCGGTGTCGGTGTAGCAGGCGAGGAAATCGTCCTGGGTGGCGTCCGCGTTGTGTGTGGCCCAGGCCGGAAGCGGATCGCCCCACAGGTGCCGCGGGTCCACGGGCAGGCCGGTCCCGGCCTCGACGCAATCGATTGCCGCATAGGCCAGGGGAAAAGCGAGGAAGGAGTCCTCGTGGCACGCTGGTTCGTCGCAGGCGACGCCCGGGTCGTCGGAATTCGAGCAGCCCGGGTATTCCCCGAGTACGACGTGCCAGGAATGGTCCGGTTCGCCGAGCGGCCAATGGTCCAGCCATCCCACGGCGGTTTCGCCCCCGGCGTCCGGGCGGGCCCACCCCCGGCGCCGGAACTCCTCGTCGAAGGCATCGCGGCACCACGGAACGTCGGCCAGTTCCAGCAACGCGTCGAGGAACCGGGGCGTGAGGGGAAAGGTCAGCATGGACATGGTGAGAACGTATATCCCGCCCTGCCCCGCCGACGGTCCGGCCCTGGGCGACCGCGCCACCGAGACCGACGACGGGCCGACCGGAACCCCGAGCCACCGACGCCGTCCGGCCGCCTCCGCCGATCGCGTGCCGCCCGGCGTCAGACCCCGTAACGAGCGAGGACCGTACGGGCGATGTCGGCCCGGGGGAGCCGCCGCGAAGCCGCGGTGGTCCGGAGCCACACGGCGGCGTCGTCCGTGCTGATGCCCCGTGCCGCGGTCAGCACGCCGATCGCGGTGGGGTCCTCGGGATTGTCCGGAAAGGCGTCGAACACGAACGCGCCGATCAGGTCGTCCCGCGTCCGTCCGGTGACCCGTAGATATGCCGGGTTGGCCGCCCGAATGCGCAGCTCGGTGTCGAGCACCACGTACGGGGCCGTGGTGACCAGAAACAGCTGGCTGTCCGATGTGGCCCGCAGAACCTCGTGCACCAACGTGTACCTCCCCGGGGCGAATGAACTGCAGGGCGTCCGCGCAACGGCCGGGATCCGGGCCGGTCGGGATGGCGAACCGGTCAGCATTCCGCACCGGCCGAGGTGGTGAACCGGCGGCAGCCGTAGCCGCACAGCACCTATTGCCCCGGCGATGGCCGAAGGAGACCGGAACGGGTGAGCAATGGCCGGGTATTACCGTAGCGCCGTGCCATGCGCGGAGATACGCGGCCGCGCGCGGCACACGGCTTGCCTCGTCCCCTGGGGGTTCGGTGAAGTACAGAGTCGCCCTCGTGGCGCTGTTCCTTGTACCAGCGGTGTGGGGAACGGCGAGCGTCGTGAGTTCCCTGACGGCCTCGGGGGAAGTCGTGTGTCCCGGGGAGAATGTGCGCGACGGGGAAGAGCGTCCGGGCCCGATGCGCCCCGGTGACACCGGGTGCTCGGTGCTGGACGGGTCCACCGCGGTGGCGACACGCACGTACGACCAGCAACGGGACCATCAGGCCCTGGAGCGGCGGCGGGACGCCGGGAACGGCGCCGTGCTCATGCTGTACGGCGCCGCGGGCACCCTCGTGGCATGGCGCGCCACGCGTCCGCGCCCGGTGCCGGGCGCGGACCGCCGCCGGGTCAGGCGGTGTACTGGTACGCCGGATACGTGATGTAGCCCGCGTCGCCGCCCTGGTAGTACGAAGCCTCGTCGACCGGGGCGATGGGCAGGCCGGTGCGCAGCCGTTCCACCAGGTCGGGGTTGGCGATGAAGGCGCGCCCGAAGCTGATCAGGTCGGCGCCGAGCCCCAGCCAGTGGTCGGCGGCGGCCCGGTCGGCCTGCTTCGGGCCCATCGGAACCGTCGGGTTGACGATCAGATTGCCCGGCCACGCGCGGCGCAGCCCGACCAGCACCTCCTCCTCGGCCGTGGCCTCCAGATGGACGTAGGCGAGGTCGAAGCGGGCGAGTTCGGCGAGCAGCGCCGCGTACAACTCGGGTACCTCGGTCTCCGCCACGCCCCAGAAGCCGGCGCCGGGCGACAGCCTGATGCCGGTGCGGGCCGCGCCCACGGCGTCGACCGTGGCGGCGACCGCTTCGACGGCGAAGCGGATGCGGTGGGCGACCGGGCCGCCGTAGGCGTCGGTGCGCAGGTTGGCGTTGGAGGAGAGGAACTGCGAGATGAGGTAGCCGTTCGCGCCGTGCAATTCGACGCCGTCGAACCCGGCGTCGACGGCGCGCCGGGCGGCCTCGGCGTACGAACGGGCCTGCTCGGGCACCTCGGAGGTCTCCAGGGCACGGGGCACCGGCGCGGGCTGCGGCCCGGAGGGGGTGAACACCTCGCCGACGGCGGCGACGGCGGACGGCCCGACCGGCCGCAGGCCGGTGGTGTCGGGGTGCGAGACCCGGCCGCCGTGCATGATCTGGGCGAATATCCGCCCGCCGTTGACGTGCACGGCGTCGGTGACGGGCCGCCAGGAGGCCACCTGCTCGTCGGTGTACAGCCCCGGCGTCCCCGGGTTGGACTGCCCGACCAGGCTCGGCTGCACCCCCTCGCTGACGATCAGTCCGGCGCTGGCCCGCTGGGCGTAGTGGACGGCCATCGACGGGGTGGCCAGGCCGCCGGCCGCGGCCCGTACCCGGGTCATCGGGGCCATCACGATGCGGTTGGGCAGCTCCAGGCCGCCGAGGCGGTGGCGGTCGAACAGCGTGGTCATGCCGGAACTCCTTCGTACGGATCACACGGTCACAGCCCCCTGAGCGGCGGGCCCGACGAGTACGCTAAAACCTGACATCAATGTGAGATGCAAGTCCTGTGACCGGGGACACAGCGGGGAGGGTGCCATGCGGATCGGGGAACTCGCGGCGCGGACCGGGGTCAGTGTCCGTTCGCTGCGCTACTACGAGGAGCAGGGGCTGCTCACCAGTACCCGCAGCGCCGGCGGGCAGCGGCACTACACCGAGTACGAGATCGAACGGGTCGCCTTCATCCAGCGCCTGTACGCGGCCGGGCTGTCCAGCCGCACCATCATCGAACTGCTGCCGTGCGTGGACGCGCCCAGCGCCGCGCACTCCCACGCCGCCCTGGAACGCATGGCCACGGAACGCGAGCGGCTCTCCGCCCACATCGACGACCTGCTGCGTACGCGCGACGCACTGGACGCGCTGATGGCCGCGGCGCAGGACCACCGCGACGCCTCATGCCGGGCGGCGGTGTGAGGCGGGCGGGTTCTCCTCCGGTACATAAGTCCGTACATCAGCCCGCACAAAGCTCCCGACGGTCCGGACAAAGGGCTGACCAGGTCGGACATCCCTGGTTTGTCCGGGGAATTCGGTCCGAGTACCACTCGAAGTCACACTTGGCACCGTGGTTGTACCACGACTTGAAGTTCTGGAAGACCGAGTACTGGGTCAGGTCTTTGTTCGTGCCCGCGACCTGCTGACGGTGACCGGTGTAGTTCTGCCCTGCCCAGACGCAGAAGTAGCCCGACGGGCAATCCGACGGCGCTTTCGGAGTGGCCGGTGCCGCACCGGCGGCACCCGCGCTTCCGGCCAGCAGACCACCGGTCAGCGCGATACCGCCGGCCATGGCCGTGAGCTTCCTGGTCATACGCCCATCCACGTCTCACGGGAACTTGTTGGACTTGATGTAGTGGGACGCGTCGTCCGACTCCTTGTGTCCCCTGGGAACGACTCCGTGGGATCCGCCGTGGTTCTTCAGCATGCCGTTGCCTGGGTGAACTGTCGCTGACCGGCGACCCACCGACGAGCGTGAAAGGGCGGCGCCCATGGGGGCGCCGCCCTCCGGCTGTGTGGGCAAGTGGCGGTTGGGCCGTCGGCTTCACCCGGTCCGATGGACGGGTTTGCGGTGCCGCGCAAGCGGAACGGTCTGCCGGCTCCGTCGGCTGATCGTTACGGCGCATCGGAGCTGGACACGGTACTTCTGGCGTAGTCCGGACGATAGATGTGGAATCAGCCGTGCTGTGCGCACAATGATGAGCGCCGCACCACAAGTGCGCAGTGTGACGAGGCGTACACCAAGAGGCGCCCTCACTTTCGAGGTCGTTCCTCCGACGCCGGTCACCTCACTCGATTTCGGGTCCGCGCCGACGTCCGGCGCGCGGACCGTCAGAGATCGCGCATATCCGACCGGAGAGCACGCGTCTTCGACCACGAGATCACGTGGCCCCGACCACGAGATCCGCTGTGGCCGCGCAGAGGCGATGCCCCGTAACGACGGCGGCCGGGCCGCCCGAACCGCCTCCCGCCTACCACGAACCGCGAGGGAGCAGCAGGTCACCGCGGTACGTCCACATGCTGATACGTGCGGCGAGACGCAACCCCGGCCCTGGGGCCGCCGTCTGGCAGGGCGAGAAAGGGAGTAGGGGTGAGATGAACGACGGTTGCAGGGGGGACCGAGCCGTCCGGGACGCACCGCGGCAGGCGGGGCCCGGCCGGCCGGTCCGCGAAGGCCCGCTGCCGTTGGCCGGGCGCACCGGTGAGCTGGCGGCCCTCGACGAGGTGGCGGAACAGGTACTGGCGGGGCAGACCCGCGTCGTACAGCTCGCGGGCAACGCGGGCATGGGGAAGTCGGCCCTGCTGCACCACTGGCTGGACAGTGTCCGGCGGTTCCGGGAGGTGCGGGTGCGCTGCCACCGGCTCCGGCGCGATTTCGCCTTCGGCGCGGTGCGGCGGCTGCTGCACCCCGTGGTCGCGGCGGCCGGTGAGCAGGAACGCCGGGCGCTGCTCGACGGGGTGGGGGACACGGTGCTGCGCATCCTCGACCCGGAAGGGCCCTGGGGCGGCGACCCGGATACTTACGCCGACGCCGCCGGGACGCTGGCGGGCCTGGACCGCCTCGCCTTCCGGCTGTCCCGCCGCGAGCCGCTGCTGCTGGCGGTCGACGATCTTCAGTGGATCGACCCGCCGTCGCTGCGGTGGCTGGCGCACCTGGTCCACCGGGCGGACACCCACCCGATCCTGGTGGCCGTCACCACCCGTACCGGAGAGCGCCCGGCGCCCGGCGACCTGTACGACGCCCTCGTGCACCCTGCCGCCTGCCGCACCCTGGCGTTGGAGCCGCTGAAGCCGGCGGACGTGGCGCGGCTGGTGGCGCTGGAGTTCGGCGAACCCCGGCCGGACCCGTCCTTCTGCGCCGCCTGCCACGCCGCCACAGAAGGGCACCCGCTTTTCCTGCGCGCTCTGCTGTGCGACGCGCGGCGCGGCGGCGTACGGCCCACGCGGGAGGACCGGGACCGGATCAGGAGCTTCGGCCTGCCCACGCTGCTGCGCGAGGTGCGGCAGCGGGTGGGCCAGGGGTCCCCGGCCGTGGCCGAGCTGGCGCGCGGGCTGGCGGTTCTGGGCGACGGGATGCCGTGGTCGCTGCTCGCGGCGTACTGCGGCACCGGTGAGGCGGTGGTGCGTTCGGCGGGCGCGGAGCTGCGCTCGCTCGGGCTCTTGGGGTCCGGGGAAGAGCCACGCTTCGTCCACCGGGTGGTACGGGATGCCGTGCTGGCGGAGTGGACGCCCCAGGAGGTCGGCGCGGCCCACGCCCGCGCGGCCCAGGTCCTGCACCTGAGCGGGCGCCCCGACGAGGAGGTGGCCGCGCACGTCATGGCGGCCGGCCCGGTGTCCGGCACCTGGCCGCCGGCAGTCCTGCGCCGGGCCGCCGGGGAAGCGCTGCGCCGGGGCGCGGCCGAGACCGCCGTGACGTATCTGCGGCACGCGGTCTTCCAGCCCGCCACACCGGGGGAGCACGCCCGGGTGTTCCTGGAGCTGGCCGTCGCCGCCAGCCACTACGACACCGCGCTCGCGGCCTCGTACGCCACCGCCGCGCTGGAGAACCTCACCGACGACGACGCCCGCTCCAAGGCCGTTGCGGTACTGGCCTACTCCCACCTGATGTCACGCGGCGGGCGCGCCGGCAGCCCCGACCTGGCGCGCCTGGCCACGGAGCTGAGCACGCGCACCGGCGCTGCTGCCGCTGACCGTGAGTCCCTGCTGCGGATGCAGGCGCTGATCGAATGGCTGGAGCTGGAACGCCCCTCGATCCGGGGCACGGTC includes:
- a CDS encoding alkene reductase, with translation MTTLFDRHRLGGLELPNRIVMAPMTRVRAAAGGLATPSMAVHYAQRASAGLIVSEGVQPSLVGQSNPGTPGLYTDEQVASWRPVTDAVHVNGGRIFAQIMHGGRVSHPDTTGLRPVGPSAVAAVGEVFTPSGPQPAPVPRALETSEVPEQARSYAEAARRAVDAGFDGVELHGANGYLISQFLSSNANLRTDAYGGPVAHRIRFAVEAVAATVDAVGAARTGIRLSPGAGFWGVAETEVPELYAALLAELARFDLAYVHLEATAEEEVLVGLRRAWPGNLIVNPTVPMGPKQADRAAADHWLGLGADLISFGRAFIANPDLVERLRTGLPIAPVDEASYYQGGDAGYITYPAYQYTA
- a CDS encoding MerR family transcriptional regulator, whose product is MRIGELAARTGVSVRSLRYYEEQGLLTSTRSAGGQRHYTEYEIERVAFIQRLYAAGLSSRTIIELLPCVDAPSAAHSHAALERMATERERLSAHIDDLLRTRDALDALMAAAQDHRDASCRAAV
- a CDS encoding ANTAR domain-containing protein, encoding MHEVLRATSDSQLFLVTTAPYVVLDTELRIRAANPAYLRVTGRTRDDLIGAFVFDAFPDNPEDPTAIGVLTAARGISTDDAAVWLRTTAASRRLPRADIARTVLARYGV
- a CDS encoding helix-turn-helix transcriptional regulator, translating into MNDGCRGDRAVRDAPRQAGPGRPVREGPLPLAGRTGELAALDEVAEQVLAGQTRVVQLAGNAGMGKSALLHHWLDSVRRFREVRVRCHRLRRDFAFGAVRRLLHPVVAAAGEQERRALLDGVGDTVLRILDPEGPWGGDPDTYADAAGTLAGLDRLAFRLSRREPLLLAVDDLQWIDPPSLRWLAHLVHRADTHPILVAVTTRTGERPAPGDLYDALVHPAACRTLALEPLKPADVARLVALEFGEPRPDPSFCAACHAATEGHPLFLRALLCDARRGGVRPTREDRDRIRSFGLPTLLREVRQRVGQGSPAVAELARGLAVLGDGMPWSLLAAYCGTGEAVVRSAGAELRSLGLLGSGEEPRFVHRVVRDAVLAEWTPQEVGAAHARAAQVLHLSGRPDEEVAAHVMAAGPVSGTWPPAVLRRAAGEALRRGAAETAVTYLRHAVFQPATPGEHARVFLELAVAASHYDTALAASYATAALENLTDDDARSKAVAVLAYSHLMSRGGRAGSPDLARLATELSTRTGAAAADRESLLRMQALIEWLELERPSIRGTVRAEKRATAVDLDGRTSGERQLLAVRAFAALRAGEPADRVTELVDRARANSPALSHDLFPLHYFVAGSLLYLDDLDGADALCGRLLDGTKDRGMELLASSLMVYRSAVALRRGHVAQAAEIARTASERPRAHGELPYRMTLDTITLDALLAQGDLEGAEHLAASHTAVDQAEPSWEWPRFLMSLAALRAAQRDHRGALTLLRESGQHFETAGIVSPAIGPWRSRAAVVSLRLGYGRDARALAEEELELARRCRIPRTIGVALHAVGRVTEGTQGLDLVEEAVSVLERTPAELELARALHTLGCALLRRDDKPGARTALRRGLELAVKCGASAAARNLQHQLHEAGGRTPDPCSLTAGEERVAALAAEGWSNKQIAEHLYVSLRTVETHLTAAYRKLCIGGRHELPEALKGGSYVVGQVGHASGG
- a CDS encoding peptidase inhibitor family I36 protein; this encodes MTRKLTAMAGGIALTGGLLAGSAGAAGAAPATPKAPSDCPSGYFCVWAGQNYTGHRQQVAGTNKDLTQYSVFQNFKSWYNHGAKCDFEWYSDRIPRTNQGCPTWSALCPDRRELCAG